A single region of the Bacillus cereus genome encodes:
- a CDS encoding superoxide dismutase: MSQQGVFTDYFHEVESWCESVLQVLDSRAMEVYDVHMLAYKIQTLLERMKEHEYDTDAEFMYEISDDVEHIQHHLQEVFIQEGEEYELSERGDSERAVPIGGHTLPPLPYPYNALEPYISREIMMLHHDKHHRSYVEGLNKAEKMMEEARKTNQFDLIKHWEREAAFHGSGHYLHTIFWNNMKKDGGGSPRGAFSQQIEQDFGSFLRFQKHFTEAASKVEGSGWAILVWVPRSGRLEILQSTLHQLFTQWDTIPLLVLDVWEHAYYLQYQNRKDEYIKNWWNVVNWPDVEKRFESAKQIEWTPY; this comes from the coding sequence ATGAGTCAGCAAGGTGTATTTACAGATTACTTTCATGAAGTAGAAAGCTGGTGTGAAAGTGTTCTTCAAGTATTAGATAGCCGTGCAATGGAAGTGTATGATGTCCATATGCTTGCTTATAAAATTCAAACGTTATTAGAGCGTATGAAAGAGCATGAATACGACACAGATGCCGAGTTTATGTATGAAATAAGTGATGATGTAGAACATATTCAACACCATTTACAGGAAGTATTTATTCAAGAAGGAGAGGAATATGAACTAAGTGAAAGAGGGGATAGCGAACGAGCTGTTCCGATTGGGGGGCATACACTCCCGCCATTACCTTATCCATATAATGCGTTAGAACCGTACATTTCACGAGAAATTATGATGTTACACCATGATAAACATCATCGCAGTTACGTGGAAGGATTAAATAAAGCAGAGAAGATGATGGAAGAAGCGAGAAAAACAAATCAATTTGATTTAATTAAGCATTGGGAAAGAGAAGCGGCTTTTCATGGATCAGGTCATTACTTACACACGATATTTTGGAATAACATGAAAAAAGATGGTGGTGGAAGTCCGAGAGGGGCTTTTTCACAACAAATTGAGCAAGATTTCGGAAGTTTTTTGCGTTTTCAAAAGCATTTCACAGAGGCAGCTTCTAAAGTGGAAGGCTCAGGATGGGCGATTCTTGTATGGGTACCCCGTTCAGGAAGGTTAGAAATTTTGCAAAGCACGCTTCATCAATTGTTTACACAGTGGGATACGATACCACTCCTTGTACTCGATGTATGGGAACATGCGTATTATTTACAATATCAAAATCGAAAAGATGAATATATTAAAAATTGGTGGAATGTTGTAAATTGGCCTGATGTAGAAAAGAGGTTTGAAAGTGCAAAGCAAATTGAATGGACGCCGTATTAG
- the resA gene encoding thiol-disulfide oxidoreductase ResA: protein MKKNRLLFRVIILLILSGAVGFTLYQGFFADKEKMQIGKEAPNFVVTDLEGKKIELKDLKGKGVFLNFWGTWCKPCEKEMPYMNELYPKYKEKGVEIIALDADETDIAVKNFVNQYGLKFPVAIDKGTKIIGTYGVGPLPTSFLIDKDGKVVEKIIGEQTKEQLEGYLKKITP from the coding sequence ATGAAAAAAAATCGCTTATTATTTCGTGTTATCATTCTGCTCATTTTAAGCGGTGCTGTAGGATTTACACTCTATCAAGGATTTTTCGCTGATAAAGAGAAAATGCAAATTGGAAAAGAAGCACCTAATTTTGTTGTGACGGATTTGGAAGGAAAGAAAATTGAATTAAAAGACCTAAAGGGAAAAGGTGTATTTTTAAACTTTTGGGGAACTTGGTGTAAACCTTGTGAAAAAGAAATGCCTTACATGAATGAGCTATATCCGAAATATAAGGAAAAAGGCGTTGAAATTATTGCGTTAGATGCAGATGAAACGGATATCGCAGTAAAGAACTTTGTAAACCAATATGGTTTAAAATTCCCAGTTGCGATTGATAAAGGAACAAAGATTATAGGGACATATGGAGTAGGACCATTACCTACAAGCTTTTTGATTGATAAAGATGGAAAAGTAGTGGAGAAAATTATAGGTGAACAAACGAAAGAACAGTTAGAAGGGTATTTAAAGAAAATTACTCCGTAA
- the rluB gene encoding 23S rRNA pseudouridine(2605) synthase RluB, whose translation MERLQKVIAQAGIASRRKAEELIQQGKVKVNGKIVKELGTKVTPQDKVEVNNIPLEKEEPVYFLLYKPTGVISSVSDDKGRNVVTDFFPEITQRLFPIGRLDYDTSGVLLMTNDGDFANVLMHPRYKVDKTYVAKIKGPLTGEKIRMLERGVTLEDGKTAPANVKIISWDKRKEMAIVQLTIHEGRNRQVRRMFEALDCKVVKLKRERYAFLEVGSLRPGDARELTPHEVKQLRALASTKPR comes from the coding sequence ATGGAACGATTACAAAAAGTGATTGCGCAAGCAGGTATTGCATCGAGAAGAAAGGCTGAGGAATTAATTCAGCAAGGGAAAGTGAAAGTTAATGGGAAAATAGTGAAGGAGTTAGGAACAAAAGTAACTCCTCAAGATAAAGTAGAAGTAAATAACATCCCTCTTGAAAAAGAAGAACCTGTTTATTTTTTACTATATAAACCAACTGGTGTAATTTCAAGTGTATCAGATGATAAAGGAAGAAATGTTGTAACAGACTTTTTCCCTGAAATTACACAACGTTTATTCCCAATCGGACGTCTAGATTATGATACGTCTGGCGTATTATTGATGACAAACGATGGAGATTTCGCCAATGTATTAATGCACCCGAGATATAAAGTTGACAAAACATATGTTGCAAAAATTAAAGGACCATTAACAGGTGAGAAAATTCGCATGTTAGAACGAGGTGTTACATTAGAAGACGGGAAAACAGCACCAGCAAATGTGAAAATTATTTCTTGGGACAAGCGTAAAGAGATGGCAATTGTACAATTAACAATTCATGAAGGTCGTAACCGTCAAGTACGTCGTATGTTTGAAGCGTTAGACTGTAAAGTTGTGAAATTAAAACGTGAACGTTATGCTTTCTTAGAAGTAGGGAGCCTGCGACCTGGTGATGCGAGAGAATTGACGCCACATGAGGTGAAACAATTACGCGCGCTTGCTTCTACAAAGCCAAGATAA
- a CDS encoding YpuI family protein translates to MSNLMVENQTEQVSIFLEDVISLITNYVNYHTLPSLLEETPTGNEQYYKGILGSIRRLLVFCEEGLDACFVLLNSQPFRKTAAEKVLYKIYHQVIAEFFSPKNDHWYENSRSAYTGKNSIVFQQTPPGSIERMMKDLEGKFQLMREELEYYETDYQTKMLHKY, encoded by the coding sequence ATGTCTAATTTGATGGTTGAAAATCAAACAGAACAAGTTTCTATATTTTTAGAAGATGTCATTTCCTTAATAACTAATTATGTAAATTATCATACGTTACCTTCTTTATTGGAGGAAACACCAACAGGAAACGAGCAATATTATAAAGGGATATTAGGGTCAATAAGAAGACTTCTTGTTTTTTGTGAAGAAGGACTTGATGCATGTTTTGTTTTGCTGAATAGCCAGCCATTTCGAAAGACAGCAGCTGAAAAAGTTTTATATAAGATTTATCATCAAGTAATTGCAGAGTTTTTTTCGCCAAAGAATGATCATTGGTATGAAAATAGTCGTTCTGCTTATACAGGGAAAAATTCTATTGTTTTTCAGCAAACACCACCTGGATCTATAGAACGAATGATGAAGGATTTAGAAGGTAAATTTCAATTGATGCGTGAAGAACTAGAATATTACGAGACAGATTATCAAACAAAAATGTTGCACAAATATTAA
- the dacB gene encoding D-alanyl-D-alanine carboxypeptidase DacB, translating to MRRICIIITLIIMYASIMPIPTYAKMNGGVSARNAVLMEQQSGRVLYGKLEHEPQKIASITKIMTALLAAESGKMKELVSVSNEAVRVEGSAIYLKPGQKVKLEDLVYGLMLRSGNDAAQVIAENVGGSIEGFVYLMNEKAKQIGMKDTHFSNPHGLDGDGSHYSSAYDMALLTKYAMGNETFKKIFGTKTYKSDSWDYPWKNKHKLVTSYYEFATGGKTGFTKKAGRTLVTTASKDGLDLIVVTLSASSDWDDHMNLFDKGFDRFKQTKVLGQGAIAEINEKKYANHVYTKNSFSVPLTEEEKKSVVLKVELDKSAKLTDGVKVGKTDIYVGNEKVGERNLFYSKRKLVATTGMYWNNVKEIFSYMIGVGNDG from the coding sequence ATGAGACGGATTTGTATAATAATTACGCTAATTATAATGTACGCAAGCATTATGCCGATTCCTACATATGCAAAAATGAACGGTGGTGTCAGTGCTCGTAACGCAGTCTTAATGGAACAGCAATCTGGTCGTGTACTTTATGGGAAATTAGAACATGAGCCACAAAAAATTGCTAGTATAACGAAAATTATGACAGCATTGTTAGCTGCTGAATCAGGAAAAATGAAAGAACTAGTATCGGTTAGTAATGAAGCAGTACGAGTAGAAGGATCGGCAATTTATTTAAAGCCTGGACAAAAGGTAAAATTAGAGGATTTAGTATACGGACTCATGCTTAGGTCTGGTAATGATGCAGCGCAAGTAATTGCTGAAAATGTAGGAGGGAGTATAGAAGGGTTCGTATATTTAATGAATGAAAAGGCGAAACAAATTGGAATGAAAGATACTCACTTTTCAAATCCTCATGGCTTGGATGGAGATGGATCACATTATTCGTCGGCCTATGATATGGCACTTTTAACGAAATATGCCATGGGGAACGAGACCTTTAAGAAGATTTTTGGAACCAAAACGTATAAATCAGATTCTTGGGATTATCCGTGGAAAAATAAACATAAGCTTGTGACATCTTATTATGAATTTGCAACAGGAGGAAAAACAGGCTTTACAAAGAAAGCAGGACGAACGCTTGTTACAACGGCATCAAAAGATGGACTAGATTTAATTGTTGTAACTTTGAGTGCTTCTAGTGATTGGGATGACCATATGAATCTGTTTGACAAAGGTTTTGACCGTTTCAAGCAAACAAAAGTTTTAGGACAAGGAGCAATTGCTGAAATAAATGAAAAGAAATATGCCAATCATGTTTATACGAAAAATAGTTTTTCGGTACCGTTAACTGAAGAGGAAAAAAAGAGCGTAGTATTAAAAGTTGAACTGGATAAAAGTGCAAAACTTACGGATGGAGTAAAGGTTGGGAAGACAGACATTTATGTTGGTAATGAAAAAGTTGGAGAACGGAATTTATTTTATAGTAAACGGAAGTTAGTAGCTACAACGGGTATGTACTGGAACAATGTGAAAGAAATTTTTTCTTACATGATAGGTGTTGGGAACGATGGTTAA
- the resB gene encoding cytochrome c biogenesis protein ResB: protein MKEIKCECGHVNPIGTVFCEACGKPFEGNENVKLLDMRYEGSARRSLTHTKTIVDKIWSFFSSVKVGVWLIVITLAASAIGTIFPQEMYITPGIEPAEYYKTEYGFLGQLYYQLGFNNLYGSWWYMILIASIGISLVICSLDRVIPLYKALKKQGVKRHPGFLKRQRLYGTGSPQEGDLDKIQVNLKKRNYNVKVEDGNILAEKGRFSRWGPYVNHIGLIIFLLGSMLRFLPSMYVDEALWLRDGETKEIPGTDGQYYLKNEKFIKEVYDKSKDKEVYDEAIDRIGDKMIAKNFQTNAVLYKAVGENIAGQKPKLEKVKEAEIRVNEPLKFDQFAVYQVDYKESEFKSMSFHLQNKTNNQKWGPIKVNLANPTEKYDLGNGYSLELLSYFPDFYFDENGKPNTKTKLPNNPAFVFKMFTPETPDGEVSFVGIQQNIEPDGNNKYKMSFAGVEMQNATALTVRKDLTLWILGIGGFIFMVGVIQGMYWNHRRIWIQRVNDEWWVAGHTNKNWFGLKKDIERVLEGTAIPQPNDKMNDKKIS from the coding sequence TTGAAAGAAATTAAGTGTGAATGTGGACATGTTAATCCGATAGGAACCGTGTTTTGTGAAGCTTGCGGAAAACCATTTGAAGGCAATGAGAATGTGAAATTACTAGATATGAGATATGAGGGAAGCGCACGAAGATCTCTCACACATACAAAAACGATAGTAGATAAAATCTGGAGTTTTTTCTCTTCTGTAAAAGTAGGTGTATGGTTAATCGTAATAACTTTAGCTGCATCGGCAATAGGAACTATCTTTCCTCAAGAAATGTACATAACTCCAGGAATCGAACCAGCTGAATATTATAAGACAGAGTATGGCTTTTTAGGGCAATTATACTATCAATTAGGATTTAATAATTTATATGGATCATGGTGGTATATGATTTTAATTGCTTCCATTGGTATTTCACTTGTTATATGTAGTTTAGACCGTGTAATTCCTCTATATAAAGCTTTAAAAAAACAAGGGGTGAAAAGACACCCAGGCTTTTTAAAGAGACAGAGATTGTACGGGACTGGTTCGCCGCAAGAGGGTGATTTAGACAAAATTCAAGTGAATTTAAAGAAGAGAAATTATAATGTAAAAGTAGAAGACGGTAATATTTTAGCAGAAAAAGGACGTTTCTCTCGCTGGGGTCCATATGTGAATCATATTGGTCTTATTATCTTTTTATTGGGTTCAATGCTGCGCTTCTTACCAAGTATGTACGTGGACGAAGCCCTTTGGTTACGTGATGGTGAAACGAAAGAAATACCAGGAACTGATGGACAATACTATTTGAAAAACGAAAAGTTTATAAAGGAAGTTTATGATAAGAGTAAGGATAAAGAAGTTTATGATGAGGCGATTGATCGTATTGGTGATAAAATGATCGCGAAAAATTTCCAAACGAATGCCGTATTATATAAAGCGGTCGGGGAAAATATAGCAGGTCAAAAGCCTAAATTAGAAAAGGTAAAAGAAGCTGAAATTCGAGTGAATGAACCACTGAAGTTTGACCAATTTGCTGTTTATCAAGTGGATTATAAGGAAAGTGAATTTAAAAGTATGTCCTTCCATTTGCAAAATAAAACAAATAATCAAAAGTGGGGACCGATTAAAGTGAATTTAGCGAATCCTACAGAAAAATATGATTTAGGAAACGGGTATTCTCTAGAACTATTAAGCTATTTTCCTGATTTTTATTTTGATGAAAATGGAAAGCCGAATACGAAGACAAAATTGCCAAACAATCCTGCATTCGTCTTTAAAATGTTTACCCCAGAAACACCAGATGGTGAAGTGAGCTTTGTTGGTATTCAGCAAAATATAGAACCTGACGGGAACAATAAATATAAAATGTCATTTGCAGGTGTGGAAATGCAAAATGCAACAGCACTTACTGTAAGAAAAGATTTAACGCTTTGGATTCTTGGTATTGGTGGATTTATATTTATGGTTGGTGTGATTCAAGGTATGTATTGGAACCATCGCCGTATTTGGATACAACGCGTCAATGATGAGTGGTGGGTTGCAGGTCATACAAATAAAAATTGGTTCGGTTTAAAGAAAGATATTGAAAGAGTACTAGAAGGAACAGCGATTCCGCAACCAAACGATAAAATGAATGATAAAAAAATTAGTTAA
- the spmA gene encoding spore maturation protein SpmA: MVNLVWAAMAVIGVVYAMINGTMEEVTKAVFDGSKDAVTICIGLISVLVFWLGLMKIAEEAGLLKKLVTLFMPIVKRLFPEIPKDHPSMGFILSNMMANFFGLGNAATPLGIKAMEQLKELNGGKDSASRSMVTFLALNTSAITLIPTTVISIRMTYESANPTEIVGVTFIAQVLSMIGAIWIDRYFYQRRSRKGRKK, translated from the coding sequence ATGGTTAATCTCGTCTGGGCAGCGATGGCGGTCATAGGGGTTGTGTATGCCATGATAAACGGAACGATGGAAGAAGTAACTAAAGCTGTATTTGACGGGTCAAAAGATGCGGTAACGATTTGCATAGGACTTATTAGCGTTTTAGTATTTTGGCTGGGCTTAATGAAAATTGCAGAGGAAGCAGGGTTGTTAAAAAAGTTAGTTACACTTTTTATGCCGATAGTAAAAAGATTGTTTCCAGAAATACCGAAGGATCATCCGTCAATGGGATTTATTCTATCGAATATGATGGCGAACTTTTTTGGACTAGGTAATGCAGCAACCCCTCTCGGTATTAAAGCGATGGAACAACTGAAAGAATTAAATGGAGGGAAGGATTCGGCCAGTCGCTCTATGGTGACGTTTCTAGCATTAAATACATCAGCTATTACTTTAATTCCTACTACAGTCATTTCGATTCGAATGACTTATGAATCAGCGAATCCTACTGAAATTGTTGGGGTAACATTCATTGCACAAGTGCTCTCGATGATCGGAGCAATTTGGATTGACCGCTATTTTTACCAAAGAAGGAGTAGAAAGGGGCGGAAAAAATGA
- the resC gene encoding cytochrome c biogenesis protein ResC, with protein sequence MVQISSNFLFAAFILYLIATLFFGGAIKEKGNKWANIGITITILGFVAQTVYFITRWIASGHAPVSNFFEFGTFFGMMLVGAFIVMYFMYRVSIIGLFALPIALLLIAYASMFPREISPLIPSLKSNWLHIHVTTAAAGQAILAISFITGVMYLLKNVDQSTRSKRTFWLETVVFTLVCTVGFIGVTTVFSSMKYEAKFQWIDKNEQQVEMKYNLPALVGPHEGKLITENKLEPTVEVPAIVNAKKLNTVIWSVIVGTLLYIVLRLVLRKRVSAALQPLVKNTNSDLLDEIGYRSIAIGFPVFTLGALIFAMIWAQIAWTRFWGWDPKEVWALITWLFYAAVLHLRLSKGWHGEKSAWLAVIGFAIIMFNFIVVNLIIAGLHSYA encoded by the coding sequence ATGGTGCAAATAAGTAGTAATTTTCTGTTCGCTGCGTTCATCTTATATTTAATCGCAACTTTATTTTTTGGAGGAGCAATTAAAGAAAAAGGTAACAAGTGGGCAAATATAGGTATAACAATAACAATTTTAGGTTTTGTAGCCCAAACGGTATATTTTATAACGAGATGGATCGCTTCAGGACATGCACCAGTTAGTAATTTCTTCGAGTTTGGTACCTTCTTCGGGATGATGCTTGTTGGCGCTTTTATTGTTATGTATTTTATGTATCGCGTAAGTATTATCGGATTGTTTGCATTGCCAATCGCGCTTTTATTAATTGCATATGCAAGCATGTTTCCTAGAGAAATATCACCGCTTATCCCATCTTTAAAAAGTAATTGGCTACATATTCATGTAACGACAGCGGCAGCAGGACAAGCGATTTTAGCAATTAGTTTTATTACGGGCGTAATGTATTTACTGAAAAATGTAGATCAATCAACAAGAAGTAAGCGCACATTTTGGTTAGAAACAGTAGTTTTCACACTTGTTTGTACGGTTGGATTTATTGGAGTAACAACGGTATTCTCTAGTATGAAATACGAAGCAAAGTTTCAATGGATTGATAAAAATGAACAACAAGTCGAGATGAAGTATAATCTTCCAGCTTTAGTTGGACCACATGAAGGGAAGTTAATAACAGAAAATAAATTAGAGCCGACAGTAGAAGTTCCAGCAATTGTAAACGCAAAAAAATTAAATACTGTTATTTGGTCAGTGATAGTTGGAACACTACTTTATATTGTATTAAGACTTGTTTTACGCAAACGAGTATCAGCGGCACTTCAGCCGTTAGTAAAGAATACGAATAGTGATTTACTAGATGAAATCGGATATCGTTCTATTGCGATAGGGTTCCCAGTGTTTACGTTAGGAGCGTTAATCTTTGCAATGATCTGGGCTCAAATTGCTTGGACGCGCTTTTGGGGTTGGGATCCAAAAGAAGTTTGGGCACTTATTACATGGCTCTTTTATGCTGCGGTATTACATTTACGTTTATCTAAAGGATGGCATGGAGAAAAGTCTGCTTGGCTTGCAGTAATTGGTTTTGCAATAATTATGTTTAACTTTATTGTAGTAAACTTAATTATTGCGGGTTTACATTCATATGCATAG
- the spmB gene encoding spore maturation protein SpmB, with the protein MSIVNTISLWVIPCVIGFILLYGTIKKVPTYESFVEGGKEGIQIAVSILPFMVGMLVSISIFRASGALDAMISVMKPMLDLIHVPAEIVPLALIRPISGSAGLSITTDLIATYGPDSFIGRLASTMQGSTDTTFYILTVYFGAVGIRKMGDALKVGLFADLIGIICSIVFVSLLFQ; encoded by the coding sequence ATGAGTATTGTAAATACAATTTCATTATGGGTAATCCCTTGTGTAATTGGTTTTATCCTTTTATATGGCACGATAAAGAAAGTTCCGACGTATGAATCGTTCGTTGAGGGAGGAAAAGAAGGGATTCAAATTGCAGTTTCCATTTTACCGTTTATGGTTGGAATGCTTGTATCCATTTCTATTTTCCGGGCATCAGGTGCTTTAGATGCAATGATATCTGTAATGAAGCCGATGTTAGATTTAATTCATGTCCCAGCAGAAATCGTTCCACTTGCGCTTATACGTCCTATTTCGGGATCTGCCGGTTTAAGTATTACAACCGATTTAATTGCCACATATGGACCAGATTCGTTTATTGGAAGATTAGCTTCTACGATGCAAGGTAGTACAGATACGACATTTTATATTTTAACGGTATACTTTGGGGCTGTTGGTATTAGAAAAATGGGAGATGCATTAAAAGTAGGACTTTTTGCAGATTTAATCGGGATTATTTGCTCAATTGTGTTTGTTTCTTTATTGTTTCAGTAA
- the resD gene encoding DNA-binding response regulator ResD encodes MENESRILIVDDEDRIRRLLKMYLEREQYTIEEADNGDTALEMALQNDYDLILLDLMMPGKDGIEVCKGVREKKATPIIMLTAKGEEVNRVQGFEVGTDDYIVKPFSPREVVLRVKAVLRRAVPTTFFTQDTTTKDVTVFPHLTIDNDAHRVTADGNEVNLTPKEYELLLFLAKAPDKVFDREQLLKEVWQYEFFGDLRTVDTHVKRLREKLSKKSPDAAKMIVTVWGVGYKFEVVND; translated from the coding sequence ATGGAAAATGAATCAAGAATATTAATTGTAGACGATGAGGATCGTATTCGTCGCTTATTGAAAATGTATTTAGAAAGAGAGCAATACACAATTGAAGAAGCAGATAATGGTGATACAGCTTTAGAAATGGCCTTACAAAATGATTATGATTTAATCTTATTAGATCTTATGATGCCTGGTAAAGATGGTATCGAAGTGTGCAAAGGGGTTCGTGAGAAGAAAGCGACGCCAATTATTATGCTGACAGCAAAAGGTGAAGAAGTAAATCGGGTACAAGGGTTTGAGGTAGGAACTGATGATTATATCGTGAAACCATTTAGCCCTCGTGAAGTAGTGCTTCGTGTGAAAGCGGTATTACGCCGTGCTGTACCAACAACATTCTTTACACAGGATACAACGACGAAAGATGTTACTGTGTTCCCACATTTAACAATTGATAACGACGCACATCGTGTTACAGCAGATGGTAATGAAGTGAATTTAACACCGAAAGAGTATGAATTACTATTATTCTTAGCGAAAGCTCCAGATAAAGTGTTTGACCGTGAGCAATTGTTAAAAGAAGTATGGCAATATGAATTCTTCGGAGATTTACGTACAGTTGATACGCATGTAAAGCGTTTACGTGAGAAGTTAAGTAAAAAATCACCAGATGCTGCGAAGATGATTGTTACTGTTTGGGGCGTTGGTTACAAGTTTGAGGTTGTGAACGACTGA